Proteins from one Cardinium endosymbiont of Culicoides punctatus genomic window:
- a CDS encoding Npt1/Npt2 family nucleotide transporter — protein sequence MKETSITRKKWRELFFPIKRRELPKFFSMAVMMFFILLNQNLIRGIKDGLVVTMIGAEALSFIKLFIEMPAGILFVIIYTILCNKTTEENIFRGVMLFFLLFFSLFGFFLFPNQELLHPSANTISNYVQLYPHFKWFFIIWGKWILVFFYMMGELWPMIIFTLLYWQLANKITKTEEASRFYFVFNLLGQANLLVSGSIMVYFSRNDHFLLPFLGVYKTGTTLQVASLITIVILLCILVLFLHRYVETRIIYHQIDKEVENVPSKLKLGLWTSFKMIAQSKYLRLICVLMISYSMVINLIEGIWLHETSLFYRKDPALFITYQGKVLFWTGIFTLICSFVGNAITQKLGWKGAALGTPIITLIMGSMFFALVVLNYFKLLPTHVMGISILFAIVAIGGLQNVLAKGAKYCFFDITKEMVYIPLDKEMRAKGKASVDILGGKIGKSAGAILQVVCYTIFTHAQPDQISPFLAIMFLFICITWIIAVRTLSKEYHLLLTKNDSMNHSRR from the coding sequence ATGAAAGAAACCAGCATTACAAGAAAAAAATGGAGGGAACTTTTTTTTCCTATTAAGAGAAGAGAGTTGCCAAAGTTTTTTTCCATGGCAGTCATGATGTTTTTTATACTGCTTAATCAAAACTTAATTCGTGGTATTAAAGACGGTTTAGTTGTTACCATGATAGGGGCAGAAGCTTTGAGCTTTATTAAGCTTTTTATTGAAATGCCAGCTGGCATTTTGTTCGTTATTATATACACTATATTATGCAATAAGACAACAGAAGAAAATATCTTCAGGGGAGTCATGCTTTTTTTTCTGCTTTTTTTTAGCTTATTTGGCTTTTTCTTATTTCCCAACCAAGAACTATTACATCCAAGCGCGAATACTATTAGCAATTATGTTCAGTTATATCCTCATTTTAAGTGGTTCTTTATAATCTGGGGTAAATGGATATTGGTCTTTTTTTATATGATGGGTGAATTATGGCCAATGATTATTTTTACCCTATTATATTGGCAGTTAGCAAATAAGATAACAAAAACCGAAGAGGCTAGTAGATTTTACTTTGTTTTCAATCTACTCGGACAAGCCAATCTATTGGTTTCTGGTAGCATTATGGTTTATTTTTCTCGTAATGACCATTTTTTATTGCCATTTCTTGGTGTTTATAAAACAGGAACAACGCTTCAGGTTGCTTCCCTTATAACTATTGTTATTCTTTTATGTATTCTTGTACTCTTTTTACATAGATATGTAGAAACACGTATTATATATCACCAAATTGACAAGGAAGTTGAAAATGTACCATCTAAATTAAAACTAGGATTATGGACAAGCTTTAAAATGATTGCACAATCTAAATATTTAAGATTAATTTGTGTGTTAATGATTTCTTATTCTATGGTTATCAATTTAATTGAAGGAATTTGGTTGCATGAAACAAGTCTTTTTTACAGAAAAGACCCAGCTCTTTTCATTACTTACCAAGGGAAGGTTCTATTTTGGACAGGTATTTTTACACTTATATGTTCATTTGTAGGCAATGCTATTACCCAAAAATTAGGCTGGAAGGGAGCAGCCCTTGGAACACCTATTATAACACTTATTATGGGAAGTATGTTCTTTGCTTTAGTAGTACTAAACTATTTTAAGTTATTACCAACTCATGTAATGGGTATATCTATTTTATTTGCTATTGTAGCCATTGGTGGTTTACAAAATGTGTTAGCTAAAGGAGCTAAATATTGTTTTTTTGATATAACCAAAGAAATGGTTTACATTCCTCTAGATAAAGAAATGCGTGCAAAAGGAAAAGCTTCTGTTGACATTTTAGGGGGAAAAATCGGTAAATCAGCTGGTGCCATCTTACAAGTCGTGTGTTATACTATTTTTACTCATGCCCAACCAGATCAAATATCTCCATTTTTGGCTATCATGTTTTTGTTCATATGCATTACATGGATTATAGCCGTTAGAACGCTATCAAAAGAATACCATTTATTACTCACCAAGAATGATTCGATGAATCATTCGCGGAGGTAA
- a CDS encoding UDP-N-acetylmuramoyl-tripeptide--D-alanyl-D-alanine ligase, translating into MADIEYIYQKYLITRSVTIDARNVSPGSLFFAIRGTKFNGNEFAEAALAKGASYAIIDDPAYMQPSSAYILVEDSLSTLHYLANYHRRQYGIHFPVIGITGSYGKTTTKELIWRVLHTTYKTVATKGNLNTSIGVALTLLSMAQDTEIAVVEMGATQLKDIALCCSIAEPTHGIITAIGDAHLESFYNLEGIIQGKGELYNYLYLTQGIVFLNTLDTLLQPMSARLPNLVTYPQANDFAPLDLVSENPYLCYRSPEGTHVRTNLLGKPHIYNIAAALCVAKYFKVPIEAAHQAIQTYVPKNFRMELVVKGSNQLLIDSYNASPASMQTALDTLLQLKSAYYIAILGDMAELGSKTAIWHDKIIAQLCHSSYNLVLLCGPLFTVAASKKPHKNIHCFPNKEILVDYLCTRNFQHSAILLKGTNALAMHTLAEHIR; encoded by the coding sequence ATGGCTGATATAGAATATATCTATCAAAAATATTTAATTACTCGTTCTGTTACGATTGACGCTCGCAATGTTTCTCCTGGTTCACTTTTTTTTGCCATTAGGGGTACCAAATTTAACGGAAATGAGTTTGCAGAAGCTGCATTAGCTAAAGGAGCCAGTTATGCCATTATAGATGATCCAGCATATATGCAACCATCATCTGCCTATATTTTAGTAGAAGATAGCCTATCTACACTACATTATTTAGCCAATTATCATCGACGACAATATGGTATACACTTCCCTGTTATAGGTATAACGGGATCTTATGGAAAAACTACCACGAAAGAACTTATATGGCGCGTTTTACATACTACTTACAAAACAGTAGCTACCAAAGGTAATCTAAACACTAGTATAGGAGTAGCCTTGACGCTATTATCTATGGCTCAAGATACAGAAATAGCTGTTGTAGAAATGGGGGCTACACAATTGAAAGATATTGCATTGTGCTGTTCAATAGCAGAGCCTACACATGGCATTATTACAGCCATTGGAGATGCACATCTGGAAAGTTTTTATAACCTAGAAGGTATCATACAGGGAAAAGGAGAATTGTATAACTACCTCTACCTTACTCAGGGAATTGTATTTTTAAATACATTAGACACCCTGCTGCAACCCATGAGTGCCCGACTGCCCAATCTTGTTACCTATCCTCAAGCTAATGACTTTGCACCTCTTGATTTAGTTTCTGAAAACCCATATCTCTGTTACAGATCACCAGAAGGAACACATGTTAGAACAAACCTATTAGGCAAACCACATATTTATAATATAGCAGCTGCACTTTGCGTAGCCAAGTATTTTAAGGTACCTATAGAAGCTGCTCATCAAGCCATTCAAACTTATGTTCCTAAAAACTTTCGAATGGAACTAGTAGTAAAAGGTAGTAATCAATTACTTATTGATAGCTATAATGCCAGCCCTGCTTCCATGCAAACAGCCCTAGATACGCTATTACAGCTGAAATCAGCTTACTACATTGCTATATTAGGAGATATGGCGGAATTGGGTAGCAAAACAGCTATTTGGCACGATAAAATTATAGCACAATTATGCCATTCAAGTTACAATTTAGTACTATTATGTGGCCCTTTATTTACAGTTGCTGCAAGCAAAAAGCCCCATAAAAACATACATTGCTTTCCTAATAAAGAAATATTGGTTGATTATTTATGTACTCGGAATTTTCAGCATAGTGCTATTCTCTTAAAAGGAACCAACGCACTAGCAATGCATACCTTAGCAGAACATATCCGTTAA
- a CDS encoding AAA family ATPase, which translates to MHKIDALPIGYSDVKRVIRTGYYVDKTRYAQELIEKENPVFIARPRRFGKSLFIDTLATICNGEQEMFKDYHIGKSENSYQWKKYPVINLDFSGLSNNTSEELSASIKMVLKEIAISYSLKIEAFTVKDILRSLVLQLINLNHARKNGNVISIYEPKIVVLIDEYDAPIVHLAKGSGLEQASIKVMKDFFMTLKSLNKHFKFTFITGVSKFSLSDVFSGANHLNDITISKNADSMFGYTQEEILSTFSHNIHAIGLEWTKKESQKITDLKVMDRMTTHYNGYRFHENGVSVYNPWSTLKFFESGKLENYWYESGSPTILINQMLVDPDRFDLNMDNLQIEATRDDLMYTGSRSEISLKSLMFQTGYLTIDNYNESTGLYTLKFPNKEIEESFRKSIKSSLEKSVKDYFIQERDKIRNALADKKMETFIDNINTAFSTLPYYIDTKQEKQFHSNLHMLLQGLGFLGGRKMQMYSESPSSQGRSDIVLELERVIYIIEIKYKSSGNIALAQIKANGYYKPYLLRQKTIILLGINFNEETRMIDNWEYEEVKRI; encoded by the coding sequence ATGCACAAGATAGATGCACTACCTATTGGTTATTCAGATGTTAAAAGGGTTATCAGAACAGGCTATTATGTAGATAAAACCCGATATGCTCAAGAATTGATAGAAAAAGAAAATCCTGTATTTATAGCTAGGCCTAGGAGGTTTGGGAAGTCTCTATTTATTGATACACTGGCTACTATATGCAATGGAGAACAGGAGATGTTTAAGGATTACCATATAGGTAAATCAGAAAATAGCTATCAGTGGAAGAAATATCCAGTGATTAATTTGGATTTTTCAGGGTTATCTAATAACACATCTGAAGAACTAAGCGCATCTATTAAAATGGTATTAAAAGAAATAGCCATTTCATATAGCCTAAAAATAGAAGCATTTACTGTTAAAGATATACTTCGTAGTCTAGTATTACAATTAATAAATTTAAATCATGCTAGAAAAAATGGAAATGTAATATCTATTTATGAGCCTAAAATAGTAGTATTAATAGATGAATACGATGCGCCTATTGTTCATCTAGCTAAAGGATCTGGCCTAGAACAGGCTAGTATCAAAGTCATGAAAGATTTCTTTATGACATTAAAGTCCCTCAACAAACATTTTAAGTTTACTTTTATCACTGGTGTAAGCAAATTCAGTTTATCTGATGTTTTTTCGGGGGCTAATCATTTAAATGACATCACGATTAGCAAAAATGCAGATAGCATGTTTGGATATACTCAAGAGGAAATATTATCTACTTTTTCCCATAATATACATGCTATTGGTTTGGAATGGACTAAAAAAGAAAGTCAAAAAATCACTGATTTAAAAGTTATGGACCGTATGACGACACATTACAATGGATATAGGTTCCATGAAAATGGAGTGTCTGTTTACAACCCATGGTCTACACTTAAATTCTTTGAAAGTGGTAAACTAGAAAACTATTGGTATGAGTCAGGTAGTCCAACTATACTTATTAACCAGATGTTAGTAGATCCTGATAGATTTGATCTTAATATGGATAATCTACAAATAGAGGCTACCAGAGATGACCTTATGTATACAGGAAGTAGGAGTGAGATTAGTTTAAAATCTCTAATGTTTCAAACAGGATATTTAACCATTGACAATTATAATGAGTCTACTGGTCTATATACATTAAAATTTCCTAATAAAGAGATAGAAGAATCTTTTCGGAAGAGTATAAAGTCCAGTTTAGAAAAGAGTGTAAAAGATTATTTCATACAAGAGCGAGATAAAATCAGAAATGCATTGGCAGATAAAAAAATGGAAACATTTATAGATAATATCAATACAGCCTTTTCGACCCTTCCTTATTATATCGATACCAAACAGGAAAAACAGTTCCACAGCAATTTACATATGCTGCTACAAGGTTTGGGGTTCTTAGGCGGTAGGAAAATGCAAATGTATAGCGAATCACCTTCTAGTCAAGGTAGATCGGATATTGTTTTAGAATTAGAAAGAGTAATATATATTATAGAAATCAAATATAAATCCAGCGGAAACATAGCCTTAGCACAAATCAAAGCAAACGGGTATTATAAGCCTTACTTACTCAGACAAAAAACCATTATACTACTAGGTATTAACTTCAATGAAGAAACCAGAATGATAGATAACTGGGAGTATGAAGAGGTGAAGCGCATTTAG
- a CDS encoding IS66 family transposase, whose amino-acid sequence MSMSKNANTIICFAKVLNLLIRLRDFKDAVLRFLTTPEVPFTNNQAEQDIRMIKVKQKISGGFRTQKGAEMFCTIRGFLSTKRKQGTNLFQAIQQVYATA is encoded by the coding sequence ATGTCCATGTCTAAAAATGCAAACACAATTATCTGTTTTGCGAAAGTCCTGAATTTATTAATAAGGCTACGAGATTTTAAAGATGCAGTACTCAGATTTTTAACTACACCAGAGGTGCCTTTTACAAATAATCAAGCTGAACAAGATATTCGCATGATTAAAGTCAAACAAAAAATCTCGGGGGGATTTCGTACCCAAAAAGGGGCAGAGATGTTTTGCACTATTCGTGGATTTTTATCAACAAAACGTAAACAAGGGACCAATTTGTTTCAGGCTATTCAACAAGTATATGCTACCGCTTAA
- a CDS encoding IS66 family transposase — protein MPEKSRKFKKGTWGVTVLEQLKGVAVKHVDESGFRIGGKTQWLHVLSSKEMTHYRSSPKRGAHIKDVQGVIVHDHFKPYFTIDNVKHGLCNAHHLRELKALEEVDKEPWAPKMSKLLKWLSKIKAPPLKMVFTFYPTFRTFF, from the coding sequence ATACCTGAAAAGTCACGAAAATTCAAAAAAGGTACCTGGGGAGTTACGGTTCTAGAGCAACTTAAAGGTGTAGCAGTAAAACACGTGGATGAGTCGGGCTTTCGTATCGGTGGAAAAACACAATGGCTACATGTGCTTAGCTCAAAAGAAATGACCCACTATCGGTCTAGTCCAAAACGTGGAGCTCATATAAAAGATGTACAAGGTGTTATTGTCCACGACCATTTTAAGCCTTACTTTACCATCGATAATGTTAAACATGGTTTGTGTAATGCGCATCATTTACGAGAATTAAAGGCTTTAGAAGAAGTGGACAAAGAACCATGGGCTCCTAAAATGAGTAAACTCTTAAAGTGGTTAAGTAAGATAAAGGCCCCTCCATTAAAAATGGTATTTACATTTTATCCCACATTCCGCACCTTTTTTTAG
- a CDS encoding DUF6444 domain-containing protein, whose amino-acid sequence MDAKDKRIAELESENKLLRQRLAVLERRLGLDSRNSSKPPSSDGLSKKPTPQSLRTPGQHATGGQKGHQGNTLEQIDTPDAKIIHEVVECRSCHQSIAHIPATTIIKRQVFDIPAPKILVTEHQAEIKICSCGHQTVAAFPKDVTAPVQYGSRVKALAVYLLNQQFIPEDRLQQTFQDVFGLRIATATLVKMNEAFSHTVAPLQQEVLGNSPGTFFEFS is encoded by the coding sequence ATGGATGCAAAAGATAAACGGATAGCGGAACTGGAATCAGAAAATAAGCTTTTGCGGCAACGTTTAGCTGTTCTAGAACGCCGTTTAGGGCTGGATAGCAGGAATAGCTCGAAACCACCCTCTAGTGATGGCTTGTCTAAAAAGCCTACTCCTCAATCTTTGCGTACTCCTGGTCAACATGCTACTGGTGGTCAAAAAGGTCACCAGGGCAATACGCTTGAACAAATAGATACTCCTGATGCGAAAATTATTCACGAAGTGGTTGAGTGCCGATCATGTCACCAATCTATAGCCCATATTCCAGCTACTACCATTATTAAGCGCCAAGTCTTCGATATCCCTGCTCCTAAGATTCTGGTAACAGAACATCAAGCTGAGATTAAAATATGTTCATGTGGTCATCAAACAGTAGCTGCATTTCCTAAAGATGTTACAGCTCCTGTACAGTATGGATCACGTGTTAAAGCGTTAGCCGTTTATTTGTTAAATCAGCAATTTATTCCAGAAGATCGCTTGCAACAAACTTTCCAAGATGTATTTGGATTGCGTATTGCAACAGCTACACTTGTTAAAATGAATGAGGCATTTTCTCATACGGTTGCCCCATTGCAACAAGAGGTTCTAGGTAACTCCCCAGGTACCTTTTTTGAATTTTCGTGA
- the frr gene encoding ribosome recycling factor, translating to MEVVQQHLDDAKHNMAKAYLCTQEAFAKVNAGRAVPAMLQGLMVTYYGNPTPLNQLASISATDARTLIVQPWEQKSIPHIEKAISESQLGFSTRNDGRMVIVTLPPSSEERRKNLVKLVKNEAEKGRIVIRNVRRDYKEILKTMQKDGIPEDEIKRSEKKLQEITDDFINKINELLELKESDIMTV from the coding sequence ATGGAAGTAGTTCAACAACATTTAGATGACGCCAAACATAACATGGCAAAAGCCTACCTTTGTACACAAGAAGCTTTTGCGAAAGTAAATGCAGGTAGAGCCGTTCCTGCTATGCTTCAAGGATTAATGGTAACATACTATGGAAATCCTACACCATTAAATCAATTAGCCTCCATTAGTGCTACTGACGCACGGACCTTAATAGTCCAACCATGGGAACAGAAATCTATTCCACATATAGAGAAAGCCATTTCAGAAAGTCAACTTGGATTTTCTACTAGAAATGATGGCCGTATGGTAATAGTAACCCTACCACCATCTTCTGAGGAAAGACGAAAAAATCTAGTTAAATTAGTTAAAAATGAAGCAGAAAAAGGAAGGATCGTTATTAGAAATGTTCGTCGTGATTATAAGGAAATATTAAAAACCATGCAAAAAGATGGTATACCAGAAGATGAAATAAAACGCTCAGAAAAAAAACTACAAGAAATAACGGATGATTTTATTAATAAAATTAATGAATTACTAGAATTAAAGGAATCTGATATAATGACCGTATAG
- a CDS encoding Npt1/Npt2 family nucleotide transporter, with product MEYPSESWFKKWFKLIFPVKKSEVKKVFLLLFLKFLISLVYCMLTTLKDTVLVTASQSAAEVIPIVKGSIVFPISIAVIVLYTKLNNHLKQATLFYATILLFLSLILIYSFILYPNADAFSPHATADWLISYTEGKYLHWIAVLRHWIHVLFFVIAELWGQIVLMVLYWSFVNNVCKIHDAKRFYAIFIAAGDIALIVTAPLILTYTKKYSHVDFLCTVQALVGYIMFFCLAIVFTYWWANHAIKLDGVGANNLTTTPKKLRLSLLGSLKHVASSKYLMNIAIIMVSCGLSINIVEGTWKSYLKETFPKAADYQSFVSGVNFWTGIIALIISLFFSGGILRKFGWRTAARIAPVIIGIMGCIFFLMSYGKNNVPCLINWLGARFILWIVIFGGIQNLIAKSVKYAFFDKTTQIAYIPLDPETKVKGKAAVDVLGSRLGKAGSSWIQITLLELFHTNSIQPLSGILFIILLIAIIFWYRATDNIDKQLAIFEAKDT from the coding sequence ATGGAATATCCTTCAGAATCGTGGTTTAAAAAGTGGTTTAAGCTCATTTTTCCAGTAAAAAAATCTGAAGTAAAAAAGGTTTTTTTATTACTTTTCTTAAAGTTCTTAATCTCTCTTGTCTATTGCATGTTAACAACGCTCAAAGACACCGTTCTAGTTACTGCAAGTCAATCTGCCGCTGAAGTCATTCCAATTGTAAAAGGTTCTATTGTTTTTCCTATTTCTATAGCTGTTATCGTGCTATATACGAAACTAAATAACCATTTGAAACAAGCTACCCTTTTTTATGCCACGATCCTCCTTTTTTTATCTTTAATACTGATATATAGCTTTATTTTATACCCAAATGCAGATGCATTCAGTCCACATGCTACGGCAGATTGGCTAATTTCCTATACAGAAGGTAAATACTTACATTGGATTGCCGTATTGCGTCATTGGATACATGTTTTATTTTTTGTTATTGCAGAACTTTGGGGACAAATTGTGTTAATGGTACTCTATTGGAGTTTTGTTAATAATGTTTGTAAAATTCATGACGCCAAGCGCTTCTATGCCATATTTATTGCTGCGGGAGATATCGCGTTAATTGTTACGGCTCCTCTGATCTTAACATACACTAAAAAATATAGTCATGTAGACTTTTTATGCACTGTGCAAGCTTTAGTGGGGTATATTATGTTTTTTTGTTTGGCAATTGTTTTTACCTATTGGTGGGCAAACCATGCTATTAAACTAGATGGGGTTGGAGCAAATAACTTAACTACTACACCTAAAAAGTTACGTTTATCTCTTTTGGGTAGCTTAAAACATGTTGCCTCCTCCAAATATTTGATGAATATTGCCATTATTATGGTCTCATGTGGACTTTCTATAAATATTGTGGAGGGAACCTGGAAATCCTACTTAAAAGAAACATTCCCAAAGGCAGCAGATTATCAAAGCTTTGTTTCAGGAGTTAATTTTTGGACAGGTATCATAGCATTAATTATCTCACTCTTTTTCAGTGGTGGCATATTAAGAAAGTTTGGTTGGAGAACAGCTGCACGTATAGCACCAGTAATCATTGGTATTATGGGGTGCATCTTCTTTTTAATGAGTTATGGTAAAAATAACGTTCCCTGTCTGATAAATTGGTTAGGAGCCAGATTCATCTTATGGATTGTTATTTTTGGCGGCATACAAAATTTAATAGCAAAATCTGTAAAATATGCTTTTTTTGATAAGACAACTCAAATAGCCTATATACCACTTGATCCAGAAACAAAGGTCAAGGGGAAAGCGGCTGTAGATGTATTAGGATCTCGTTTAGGTAAAGCAGGGTCTTCATGGATACAGATTACACTTCTAGAACTTTTTCATACCAACAGCATTCAACCTCTTTCTGGCATATTGTTTATAATTTTACTTATTGCTATTATATTTTGGTATAGAGCTACCGATAATATTGATAAGCAACTTGCAATCTTTGAAGCGAAAGATACTTAA
- a CDS encoding DUF6444 domain-containing protein, with protein sequence MDAKDKRIAELESENKLLRQRLAVLERRLGLDSRNSSKPPSSDGLSKKPTPQSLRTPGVRPTGGQQGHQGNTLEQIDTPDAKIIHEVVACRSCHQSIAHIPATTIIKPTFRTKI encoded by the coding sequence ATGGATGCAAAAGATAAACGGATAGCGGAACTGGAATCAGAAAATAAGCTTTTACGGCAACGTTTAGCTGTTCTAGAACGTCGTTTAGGGCTGGACAGCAGGAATAGCTCGAAACCACCCTCTAGTGATGGCTTGTCTAAAAAGCCTACTCCTCAGTCTTTGCGTACACCTGGCGTGCGTCCGACAGGTGGTCAACAAGGTCACCAGGGCAATACGCTTGAACAAATAGATACTCCTGATGCGAAAATTATTCACGAAGTGGTTGCGTGCCGATCATGTCACCAATCTATAGCTCATATTCCAGCTACTACCATTATTAAACCGACATTTCGCACAAAAATTTGA
- a CDS encoding outer membrane protein assembly factor has product MLKIIGLTVGFVLSFCISFELKACNSIENQYKIGKIIIESTGAMDPIPLKPRPYQRFATWLSPTTNPSLIYKYIQVKQGDVLSQEELLRIGKRLEALSYFKSVSVIKKITLLEDETAVVDITIRTRDQFPMSLSLSLEEGPLLTVTHNNICGYGHIFHNQFFLKKRWGYGLEYAIPQIHGTYFIGTQWYKQTENAHTYAFDCKNLWLGKSFIKKRKTDLPPCYWLVTLGGYKKTFHTRPTVSAIQNAIYHHYRLILGKIECVIDGYQKAKGIYSLHSSESIPKGESIEILYGYQKGEFNNRQYVGINCIKNIANNAFGYLSFSCKTGAFLYHKSLEEGVLKLDFNYASSNQRTTRHGMRQFFRLNYIMGYRMPQERSLGIRKGDPESLCGQKKENAIYAITKPINARLNCSILSTFHTPILIHHVYFALLGFSDLIALYDRDYNLLNATLIDTCGLGFRLQHTTIKWITVDCKVGYNALLGKLAPSVTLSTCCFENKIAPKPSLIAYN; this is encoded by the coding sequence ATGTTGAAAATCATTGGATTAACAGTTGGTTTTGTCCTCTCTTTTTGTATCTCATTCGAATTAAAAGCATGCAATAGTATTGAAAATCAATACAAAATTGGAAAAATAATTATAGAGTCTACAGGCGCTATGGACCCGATTCCACTTAAACCAAGACCATATCAACGTTTTGCAACATGGCTTTCTCCTACAACAAACCCATCATTAATTTATAAATACATCCAGGTAAAACAAGGGGATGTTTTAAGCCAAGAGGAGTTATTACGTATAGGTAAAAGACTAGAAGCATTATCATATTTTAAATCTGTATCAGTTATAAAAAAAATTACACTACTCGAAGATGAAACAGCTGTTGTTGATATAACTATAAGAACCAGAGACCAATTCCCGATGAGCCTTTCCCTAAGTTTAGAGGAAGGGCCACTACTTACTGTAACCCATAATAATATATGTGGGTATGGACATATTTTTCACAATCAATTTTTTTTAAAGAAAAGATGGGGTTATGGCCTAGAATATGCTATTCCTCAAATACATGGCACCTACTTTATAGGAACGCAATGGTACAAACAAACTGAAAATGCCCATACATATGCCTTTGACTGTAAAAATTTATGGTTAGGTAAGTCTTTTATAAAAAAGAGAAAAACTGATTTACCTCCCTGCTATTGGCTAGTAACATTAGGTGGCTATAAGAAAACATTTCATACACGACCTACTGTATCTGCCATACAAAATGCCATCTATCATCATTATAGATTGATTTTAGGGAAAATAGAATGTGTAATAGATGGTTACCAAAAAGCAAAAGGCATTTATTCCTTACATTCCTCTGAATCAATACCCAAAGGAGAATCTATAGAAATACTGTATGGATATCAAAAAGGAGAATTTAATAATAGACAATATGTTGGTATAAACTGCATTAAAAATATAGCAAATAATGCCTTTGGCTACCTAAGTTTTTCATGCAAAACGGGTGCTTTTTTATACCACAAGTCTTTAGAAGAAGGTGTATTAAAACTAGACTTTAACTATGCTAGCTCTAACCAGCGTACAACACGTCATGGCATGCGTCAGTTTTTTCGTTTAAATTATATAATGGGCTATCGTATGCCACAAGAAAGAAGTTTAGGTATTAGAAAAGGTGATCCTGAATCACTATGTGGACAAAAAAAAGAAAATGCTATTTATGCTATTACAAAACCTATAAACGCACGACTCAATTGCTCTATACTTAGCACATTTCATACACCCATTTTAATACATCATGTATATTTCGCATTACTTGGATTTAGTGATTTGATTGCACTATATGATAGAGACTATAATCTGTTGAATGCAACACTGATAGATACTTGTGGATTAGGTTTCCGTTTACAACATACTACTATTAAATGGATCACTGTAGATTGTAAGGTAGGATATAATGCCTTATTAGGGAAGTTAGCTCCATCGGTAACACTATCTACTTGTTGTTTTGAAAATAAAATCGCACCTAAGCCATCACTTATAGCATATAATTAA
- a CDS encoding DUF2795 domain-containing protein, translating into MYWTLELVSYLEDAPWPATKDELIDYAKRSGAPFEVIRNLEELEDDECLYTSIEDIWPDYPTGDDFIFNEDEY; encoded by the coding sequence ATGTATTGGACGCTTGAATTAGTATCTTATTTGGAAGACGCTCCTTGGCCGGCAACCAAGGATGAATTAATAGATTATGCCAAAAGGTCTGGAGCCCCCTTTGAAGTTATTCGTAATCTAGAAGAGCTAGAAGACGATGAATGTCTATATACATCGATTGAGGATATATGGCCAGACTACCCAACAGGTGATGATTTTATCTTTAATGAAGATGAATACTAA